In Parabacteroides sp. FAFU027, the genomic stretch TGTTTGCAGCAAATCCAAAGGAGATGCCCCCAAACAAAAAGTTGAATTTGAGTCCTTTGAAAAAGAAAACACAAGATTAGAAACCGGTGAATCATTCTATGGAGAAGACTCTTTTGAGTTAGACGAATTAGATGAAGAAGGTTTCGATATTAATGACGGAACTTCCGGTAACTCCCTTGAAGACAATCTTTGACCATAGCCTTTAGCTGAATGGCAAAAACCCTGATTGTCCTTTTAGGTCCCACTGGAGTCGGAAAAACTGAATTAAGCCTACGAATTGCACAGCGATTTAAAGCCGAAATCATTTCTTCCGACTCTCGTCAGTTATACAAAGAAATGCTCATCGGCACTGCCGCTCCAACACCAGCTCAACTTAACCGTGTTAAACACCATTTTGTTGGAGAATTAGCCTTAACCGACTACTACAGTGCCGCACAATTTGAAAATGACGTCATTCATTTTCTTGAAGACTATTACCAGGAACACGACATTGCCTTGATGACAGGTGGCTCAATGATGTACATTGATGCTGTATGTAAAGGTATTGACGATCTTCCGACTATCGACGAAACACTTCGGAAAGAAATTATCCGACTCTACGAAACCGAAGGCTTAGAGCCAATCAAGAAGCAATTAAGAGAGCTCGACCCAGTATATTATAACCAGGTGGATCTAATGAATCCTAAACGCGTAATTCACGCTCTAGAGATATGTCTGATGACTGGGAAGCCCTACTCTTCATTGCGTACAAACACAAAAAAGAAAAGACCGTTTAACATCATTAAAATCGGCCTTACCCGCGACCGCGAA encodes the following:
- the miaA gene encoding tRNA (adenosine(37)-N6)-dimethylallyltransferase MiaA translates to MAKTLIVLLGPTGVGKTELSLRIAQRFKAEIISSDSRQLYKEMLIGTAAPTPAQLNRVKHHFVGELALTDYYSAAQFENDVIHFLEDYYQEHDIALMTGGSMMYIDAVCKGIDDLPTIDETLRKEIIRLYETEGLEPIKKQLRELDPVYYNQVDLMNPKRVIHALEICLMTGKPYSSLRTNTKKKRPFNIIKIGLTRDREELYERINMRVDEMMKDGLLREAEKLYPFKGYNSLNTVGYKELFSYIEGELRLEEAIEKIKRNTRVYSRKQMTWFKRDPEIVWFHPEDEIEIEEFIDRNL